A genomic window from Cardiocondyla obscurior isolate alpha-2009 linkage group LG02, Cobs3.1, whole genome shotgun sequence includes:
- the LOC139113473 gene encoding phosphatidylglycerophosphatase and protein-tyrosine phosphatase 1-like isoform X2 has product MSNNGGKVVANLRQKFVSPSNVLQWFPGHMAKGLKQMQQRLKSVDCILEVHDARVPISGRYADFSRTLLGVKPHIFLLRKMFARVTFYPSLLYNVVMEKITTRNWYDRMDETVILGALPFRRETKQLIEKENIKGVVSMNEDYELSLLSNTENEWRKHNIEFLQLCTTDIFSAPSQEKLQKGVNFINKFRNVSSKKLGDTGIIDGSDNPGSVYVHCKAGRTRSATLVGCYLITKNNWTPEKAVDFMRKKRPHILLHTAQWSALEEFHAKHIEPKS; this is encoded by the exons ATGTCGAACAATGGAGGTAAAGTAGTCGCTAATCTGAGGCAAAAATTTGTGTCGCCAAGCAATGTATTGCAATGGTTTCCCGGCCACATGGCAAAGGGTCTAAAACAGATGCAGCAGCGATTGAAAAGCGTCGACTGCATCTTAGAGGTTCACGACGCACGAGTGCCGATTTCCGGGCGTTACGCGGACTTCAGCAGGACTTTGCTCGGCGTGAAGCCACACATATTTCTGCTAA gaaaAATGTTTGCAAGAGTGACGTTTTATCCATCTTTATTGTATAATGTCGTCATGGAAAAGATTACGACTCGGAACTGGTACGATAGAATGGATGAAACCGTTATATTGGGCGCCTTACCGTTTCGCCGAGAGACTAAACAG tTAATCgagaaggaaaatattaagGGTGTTGTATCGATGAACGAGGATTACGAGTTATCTTTGCTGTCCAATACAGAAAAC GAATGGCGTAAACACAACATAGAATTTCTTCAATTGTGTACAACGGATATCTTTTCGGCACCTTCTCAGGAAAAATTGCAGAAGggtgtaaattttattaataaattccgcAACGTATCGAGTAAAAAATTAGGTGATACAGGTATTATCGATGGTAGCGATAATCCTGGCTCAGTTTATGTTCATTGTAAAGCAGGAAGGACAAGAAGTGCGACATTAGTCGgatgttatttaataacg aaaaataattggaCACCTGAAAAAGCAGTAGACTTCATGCGGAAGAAAAGACCACATATATTGCTCCATACAGCACAATGGTCTGCGCTCGAAGAATTTCACGCGAAACATATAGAACCTAAATCTtag
- the LOC139113473 gene encoding phosphatidylglycerophosphatase and protein-tyrosine phosphatase 1-like isoform X3, translating into MSNNGGKMFARVTFYPSLLYNVVMEKITTRNWYDRMDETVILGALPFRRETKQLIEKENIKGVVSMNEDYELSLLSNTENEWRKHNIEFLQLCTTDIFSAPSQEKLQKGVNFINKFRNVSSKKLGDTGIIDGSDNPGSVYVHCKAGRTRSATLVGCYLITKNNWTPEKAVDFMRKKRPHILLHTAQWSALEEFHAKHIEPKS; encoded by the exons ATGTCGAACAATGGAG gaaaAATGTTTGCAAGAGTGACGTTTTATCCATCTTTATTGTATAATGTCGTCATGGAAAAGATTACGACTCGGAACTGGTACGATAGAATGGATGAAACCGTTATATTGGGCGCCTTACCGTTTCGCCGAGAGACTAAACAG tTAATCgagaaggaaaatattaagGGTGTTGTATCGATGAACGAGGATTACGAGTTATCTTTGCTGTCCAATACAGAAAAC GAATGGCGTAAACACAACATAGAATTTCTTCAATTGTGTACAACGGATATCTTTTCGGCACCTTCTCAGGAAAAATTGCAGAAGggtgtaaattttattaataaattccgcAACGTATCGAGTAAAAAATTAGGTGATACAGGTATTATCGATGGTAGCGATAATCCTGGCTCAGTTTATGTTCATTGTAAAGCAGGAAGGACAAGAAGTGCGACATTAGTCGgatgttatttaataacg aaaaataattggaCACCTGAAAAAGCAGTAGACTTCATGCGGAAGAAAAGACCACATATATTGCTCCATACAGCACAATGGTCTGCGCTCGAAGAATTTCACGCGAAACATATAGAACCTAAATCTtag
- the LOC139113473 gene encoding mitochondrial GTPase 1-like isoform X1: MSNNGGKVVANLRQKFVSPSNVLQWFPGHMAKGLKQMQQRLKSVDCILEVHDARVPISGRYADFSRTLLGVKPHIFLLSKKDLIDKNHIKSISSALNREGLSNVIFANLKNDRCKGAKQVLPLAHKLISNSQRYNRAQEEAYSMMVIGVPNVGKSSLINRLRGLHLHLGQATNVGAVPGITRSVLTHIKISEDPLVYLIDTPGILAPTIKDLHAGMKLALVGCVQDHIVGSYVLADYLLFWLNKNGRFEYVEKLGLSEPNDSIIYVLTFIAAKQGKTVKIKTSKGHLEIKPDLKFAADYFLTLFRKGDLGFYCLDIDLLESSENQQRNLA, encoded by the coding sequence ATGTCGAACAATGGAGGTAAAGTAGTCGCTAATCTGAGGCAAAAATTTGTGTCGCCAAGCAATGTATTGCAATGGTTTCCCGGCCACATGGCAAAGGGTCTAAAACAGATGCAGCAGCGATTGAAAAGCGTCGACTGCATCTTAGAGGTTCACGACGCACGAGTGCCGATTTCCGGGCGTTACGCGGACTTCAGCAGGACTTTGCTCGGCGTGAAGCCACACATATTTCTGCTAAGTAAAAAAGATCTGATCGATAAGAAccatataaaaagtatatccTCAGCGTTGAACAGAGAGGGACTGTCCaatgtaattttcgcgaatctTAAAAATGATCGATGCAAAGGCGCCAAACAAGTTTTACCACTGGCGCATAAGTTAATATCAAATTCTCAGCGTTATAATAGAGCGCAAGAAGAAGCTTATTCCATGATGGTAATTGGCGTGCCTAATGTTGGAAAGTCCTCTCTGATTAATCGTTTGAGGGGCCTTCATCTTCACCTGGGCCAAGCTACCAATGTTGGCGCAGTGCCTGGTATCACGCGATCTGTATTGACTCATATAAAAATCTCAGAAGACCCATTAGTGTATCTGATTGATACACCAGGTATTCTAGCTCCTACTATCAAAGATCTTCATGCTGGCATGAAACTGGCCTTAGTTGGATGTGTGCAAGATCACATAGTAGGATCGTACGTGCTTGCGGATTATCTGCTATTCTGGCTAAATAAGAACGGTCGATTTgaatatgtagaaaaattaGGTTTGTCAGAACCAAATGACAGTATAATATATGTGCTTACGTTTATTGCCGCAAAACAGGGAAAAACTGTAAAAATCAAGACTTCCAAAGGTCACTTAGAAATCAAGCCAGATTTAAAATTTGCAGCAGattattttcttactttattTAGGAAAGGAGACTTGGGATTTTATTGCTTGGATATAGATTTACTCGAGTCATCAGAAAACCAGCAACGTAACTTAGCTTAA
- the Nfrkb gene encoding nuclear factor related to kappa-B-binding protein, translated as MEMEIDECSAGGDSGAEEDEEEVSTHDSRTDSSSSSMSGSSTTSDSEQDSAEDHATSSSESHSSAEEDEDENENTEYIENPDALRWETCIAANIKVKLPQDLCEHFSIFKEMLDYPRFWNEWLTESQRETLYNLLPTFPKDSNIEAQMEKSLQMLFNRENDRFGITALDTFHNHLSSGHYRPDIKKIRGLVRKAQKRRSLFEERKRSYELASQLLKSRESLLSNAYKQGFNQPINRTISKLYWRKSKPIIVEEKTQLRYLDELNAVRAELRTSTRLSADTTSENEENYPRYQMTGAKQKRKRRFTMNLQGLSVKGVQLNCEDDTIRPVFSTLQRMEYASNRSLFVREQTEETYRAMLIAHKKRRARRDLHPELNTQGIALADLTQRSQIGQKQKLTIGNSMKITSAKKKIKLEQNSLCPPVPKLANSNSLKHENDNDYFNITDDNRQPIIDVDYNKITTPVKSEPVETYEVSPQAAKKKTTPVIQKSSKPIVPNISEIKKEVEDMEYDKVKTELNLCVNEDVLAETEEEEENESKKELDLDSIDMMQLPIQLDDGIDILDDVKCENERTISMSETKMIVPVNESIDVNNGAELMQETHTCFFSLLRDAFTSKGEYRMSTAEMKEAITQWQGNPISPLNDWYSLVPSWPILVPSALGFLAGELMYSPDVDQRQERDQELVPYLENKGRGVYAWIGAGRDSDTRLQDLCTKFLMYKDSLTSPYTPTTTTVTTIKSQQSQIPSNNNTSSNTITSGVVQSCRSGSPALEPTNVDSNAAGTDWEPPRPLFPTEWKVRPSTTDEREEFRRQERMRYAAPHKAFTYRMHGYASVVGPVKGIYQHNVATGQAKARGHSLLVPDRPNFVTILALVRDATARLPNGEGTRADICQLLKDSQYIIEQDNDEKEGYLHSVVSGALDRLHYETDPCVRYYPRRKEWLYLHRGRSESEFEMVHQQLQGIAKNKKNGGNTSRNKVVQPVLKSTNLNKEQSPNTKEIILKKERRTASIPMQSVIPKKEQRKTEEKIITDHYISAEHSVNTNVEMTASTSAIPTVNTPVSVASIATSSITNPISVERDDVALDTKSQLAPITMVKKTSVGGKPIAVLKTNTQSLLQSNQHNFPHHQIQVSTSAGLQTIRLSGHSVLQSAQQSISTSNNSNVINGNTTNLTTISSSTKTQSQPQQQTAVATNQTGKSILQTANIKQQQHQQQQQQLLQQQQQQQPQPSQPQAPQPQPQPHQQQHVLPSKTLLASQIKLLSPSQIKSLLTSHGLQGQTIFIKQSSPSNNQSQQQQLQQQQQQLKQQQQQQRVTTNQQQPVQQTPGMQRIIAQIGGKPIAVQIQQSPHHHQQQQQKILAKVLTNNSGGQIISVESLLAQKGLKLTTAAGHANQLNRQGKQVIQAQYQVVPQAQASANQSKIIAVTTQHQQSQPQQAQTVRMVTAQLAGKPIVLASSNKNVGVAVSTTSGGNVVLGKQPVSQQQQQQTQQPIILPSQLLNIKTLHGLKVIPTPTGLKTAGGAVYARVIAPTTIASAQTATPNQQQNLQTQSPRNTSYGTP; from the exons ATGGAAATGGAG ATTGATGAATGTTCTGCTGGTGGAGATAGTGGAGCAGAGGAAGATGAAGAAGAAGTGTCAACACATGATTCCAGAACTGACAGCAGCAGTAGTAGTATGAGTGGTAGCAGTACAACAAGTGATAGTGAGCAAGATAGCGCTGAGGATCATGCCACAAGCAGCAGTGAAAGTCATAGCTCTGCAGAGGAAGATGAggatgaaaatgaaaatacaGAATATATTGAAAATCCTGATGCATTG aGATGGGAAACTTGTATTGCTGCCAATATTAAAGTGAAACTACCACAGGATCTTTGTGAAcattttagtatttttaagGAGATGTTGGATTATCCACGTTTCTGGAATGAATGGCTTACTGAAAGTCAACGAGAAACATTATACAATCTTTTACCTACTTTTCCAAAAGATTCCAATATTGAGGCACAAATGGAAAAGTCATTGCAAATGTTATTCAATAGAGAAAACGAtag atttggTATAACAGCATTGGATACATTTCACAATCATCTTTCCTCTGGCCACTATCGTCCTGACATCAAGAAAATACGCGGTTTAGTTCGCAAAGCGCAGAAAAGGAGATCATTGTTCGAAGAACGGAAACGGTCATACGAATTGGCAAGTCAATTGTTAAAGTCACGAGAAAGTTTGTTATCAAATGCATACAAGCAAGGCTTTAATCAGCCGATAAACCGAACAATTTCTAAACTTTACTGGCGCAAATCAAAACCAATAATAG tTGAAGAAAAGACTCAGTTGCGCTATTTGGATGAACTAAACGCGGTCCGAGCAGAACTCAGGACTAGCACGAGATTATCCGCCGACACAACGTCCGAAAATGAAGAGAATTATCCTCGTTATCAAATGACTGGCGCCaagcaaaagagaaaacgCCGTTTTACAATGAATCTTCAGGGATTATCTGTTAAAGGCGTACAACTTAATTGTGAGGATGATACAATTCGACCTGTATTTTCCACCTTGCAACGAATGGAGTACGCTTCTAATAGATCATTATTTGTACGCGAACAAACGGAAGAGACTTATCGTGCTATGCTGATCGCGCATAAGAAACGACGTGCCCGTCGtgat CTTCATCCGGAGTTGAATACCCAAGGAATTGCGCTTGCCGATCTCACACAACGATCACAAATTGGTCAAAAGCAGAAACTTACAATTGGTAATTCTATGAAGATTACGTCCGccaagaagaaaattaaattggaaCAAAACTCGTTGTGCCCGCCCGTTCCAAAATTGGCAAACTCCAATTCTTTGAAACATGAAAATGATAATGACTACTTTAATATAACAGATGACAATAGACAACCTATTATAGATGTggattacaataaaataacaacACCTGTCAAGTCGGAACCTGTTGAAACATACGAAGTCTCACCTCAAGCagctaaaaagaaaac cACTCCGGTAATTCAAAAAAGTAGTAAACCTATAGTACCCAATATATCGGAGATAAAAAAGGAAGTTGAGGATATGGAATATGACAAAGTCAAGACTGAACTAAATTTGTGTGTAAATGAAGATGTGTTGGCTGAAActgaggaagaagaggaaaatgaATCTAAGAAAGAGCTCGATTTAGATAGTATTGATATGATGCAATTACCGATCCAGCTTGATGACGGAATCGACATACTCGACGACGTTAA GTGCGAAAATGAGAGAACTATATCCATGTCTGAAACGAAAATGATTGTACCAGTTAATGAAAGCATAGATGTTAATAATGGCGCAGAATTAATGCAAGAAACTCACACGTGCTTCTTTTCTCTGCTGCGGGATGCTTTCACTTCGAAAGGAGAATATCGAATGAGTACAGCAGAAATGAAAGAAGCAATAACACAGTGGCAAGGCAATCCCATTTCACCTTTAAACGACTG GTATTCTTTGGTACCTTCGTGGCCTATTTTAGTACCATCGGCTCTGGGATTTCTTGCGGGTGAATTGATGTATTCTCCAGATGTAGATCAGCGACAAGAACGAGATCAAGAGCTTGTGCCCTATCTGGAAAATAAAGGTCGAGGCGTATATGCATGGATCGGCGCTGGGAGAGACTCCGATACCCGATTGCAAGATCTATGTACAAAATTCCTTATGTACAA AGACTCATTGACGTCGCCATATACTCCGACAACAACTACTGTGACTACTATAAAGTCACAGCAGTCTCAAATCCCCTCGAACAATAATACGAGCAGCAATACGATTACAAGCGGGGTCGTGCAAAGTTGTAGAAGTGGAAGTCCAGCACTAGAACCTACTAATGTAGACTCTAATGCTGCTGGAACTGATTGGGAACCACCTCGACCGTTATTTCCCACGGAATGGAAAGTCCGTCCATCTACAACAGATGAACGTGAAGAATTCCGAAGACAAGAGCGTATGCGTTACGCTGCACCTCATAAGGCATTTACTTATCGCATGCACGGTTATGCATCCGTAGTTGGTCCCGTTAAAGGAATTTATCAACATAATGTTG cTACGGGACAAGCGAAAGCTCGAGGACATTCGTTATTGGTGCCAGATCGTCCAAACTTTGTAACAATTTTGGCACTAGTTAGAGATGCCACTGCCCGACTTCCTAATGGTGAAGGGACTCGAGCTGATATTTGTCAACTACTCAAGGATTCGCAATATATTATTGAACAAGATAACGATGAGAAGGAAGGTTATCTCCATTCTGTGGTATCGGGAGCACTTGATAGGTTACATTATGAGACCGATCCCTGTGTTAGATATTACCCTCGCCGAAAAGAGTGGCTTTATCTTCATCGAGGACGATCTGAATCTGAATTTg AAATGGTTCATCAACAATTACAAGGTATTgcgaaaaataagaaaaacggTGGAAATACGTCGCGAAATAAAGTAGTGCAGCCAGTTCTGAAATCAaccaatttaaataaagaacaaTCTCCGAATACCAAggaaattattcttaaaaaagaaaggcgaACGGCTAGTATACCTATGCAGTCTGTTATACCTAa aaaagaACAGCGTAAAactgaagaaaaaattattactgaCCATTATATATCCGCTGAACATTCCGTTAATACTAATGTAGAAATGACTGCTAGCACATCAGCGATTCCTACCGTTAATACTCCTGTTTCTGTTGCATCAATCGCGACTTCATCAATTACAAATCCAATAAGCGTAGAAAGAGATGACGTTGCATTGGACACAAAATCGCAGCTTGCTCCGATAACAATGGTGAAAAAAACATCTGTTGGAGGGAAACCAATCGCTGTACTAAAGACGAACACTCAAAGTCTATTGCAATCAAATCAACACAATTTTCCACATCACCAAATTCAAGTATCTACATCTGCTGGCCTGCAAACTATTCGATTATCTGGACATTCTGTGTTGCAATCTGCGCAACAATCCATTTCAACTAGTAATAATTCCAACGTAATAAATGGAAATACAACAAATTTAACGACGATATCATCATCTACAAAAACGCAAAGTCAACCACAGCAGCAGACGGCTGTAGCAACAAATCAAACAGGGAAAAGCATTTTACAAACTGCTAATATAAAACAGCAGCAgcaccagcagcagcagcagcagctgttacaacaacagcagcagcagcagccgcagccgtCACAGCCGCAGGCGCCACAACCGCAGCCGCAACCACACCAGCAGCAGCATGTTTTACCAAGCAAAACTCTTTTGGcatcgcaaattaaattacttagcCCAAGtcaaattaaatcgttacTCACAAGTCACGGTCTTCAAGGCCAAACTATATTCATTAAACAATCCTCACCCTCGAATAATCAATCGCAACAGCAACAATtacaacagcagcaacaacaactTAAG cagcagcagcagcagcaacgaGTCACGACTAATCAACAGCAGCCTGTACAACAAACTCCAGGAATGCAACGTATAATTGCACAAATCGGAGGAAAACCGATTGCCGTGCAAATACAACAATCGCCTCATCATCATCAACAGCAACAGCAAAAAATACTTGCAAAAGTTTTAACAAACAATAGCGGGGGACAAATTATTTCTGTCGAAAGTTTACTGGCTCAGAAAGGGTTGAAACTGACCACAGCTGCTGGTCATGCTAATCAACTTAATAGACAAGGCAAACAGGTCATACAAGCTCAATATCAA GTGGTGCCGCAAGCGCAAGCATCTGCTAATCAGTCAAAAATAATAGCAGTCACCACGCAACACCAACAATCTCAGCCGCAGCAAGCTCAGACTGTACGCATGGTCACCGCTCAACTCGCGGGAAAACCTATTGTGTTAGCGAGCAGTAATAAAAACGTCGGGGTTGCAGTGAGTACCACGAGCGGTGGAAACGTAGTATTAGGCAAACAGCCAGTCTcccaacagcagcagcagcaaacgCAGCAGCCGATTATCTTGCCGAGCCAGTTGCTTAACATCAAAACGTTACATGGACTCAAAGTGATTCCAACACCAACTGGATTGAAAACCGCGGGTGGTGCTGTCTACGCTCGAGTTATCGCACCTACGACGATAGCATCTGCACAGACGGCTACGCCGAATCAACAGCAGAATCTTCAGACGCAATCACCGAGAAATACATCATACGGCACACCTTGA